The proteins below come from a single Chryseobacterium bernardetii genomic window:
- a CDS encoding aminotransferase-like domain-containing protein, whose protein sequence is MSKDVLYLKIANSVTEQIKSETLQFGDRLPSLRSAQKLYNVSLNTIKQAYMELESRSLVESRPKYGYYVSQSSQRKLALPSVAQMKHSEEENTPQDLFDKVFGTIAGTDVTQFALGIPGKSLLPVAKMKKCMIDVVKKKSDSGVNYESVQGSEQLRREIAKWSIVMEGKITEDDLVITSGAMNGVYHCLMAVTKPGDCVAVESPVYFGILQAIHLLGLKAVEIPTHPLSGVDLDALKKVLPKLSACCFVVNYNNPLGFQMPDENKKQLVKMLTEHNVPLIEDDVYGNIYFGAGRPKPCKFYDEAGMVMWVGSVSKTLAPGFRTGWVAPGKFKEKIIRQKLVQTVSSPSLFSDVISDFLAHGRYDHHLRMFRKKLYANYLQIQKSVAEYFPDNTKVSEPKGGFMLWLELDKRICTEDLYDEAVSQKVNFAPGRMFSQYNQYQNCMRLNYALEWTDRVESDLEKLGKMIKNRI, encoded by the coding sequence ATGTCTAAAGATGTTTTGTACCTTAAAATAGCCAATTCTGTCACGGAGCAGATCAAAAGTGAAACCCTTCAGTTTGGAGACAGGCTGCCTTCTCTGAGAAGCGCCCAAAAGCTGTATAATGTAAGCCTGAATACCATAAAACAGGCCTATATGGAGCTTGAAAGCCGTTCTCTGGTAGAATCACGGCCTAAATATGGTTACTATGTAAGCCAGTCTTCCCAACGAAAACTGGCACTGCCTTCTGTAGCACAGATGAAACATTCGGAAGAAGAAAACACTCCTCAGGACCTTTTTGATAAAGTATTCGGTACAATAGCCGGTACGGATGTAACGCAGTTTGCTTTGGGAATTCCGGGGAAAAGCCTTCTTCCGGTAGCCAAGATGAAGAAATGTATGATTGATGTTGTAAAAAAGAAAAGTGACAGTGGCGTCAATTACGAGTCGGTGCAGGGAAGTGAGCAGCTTCGGCGGGAAATTGCGAAATGGTCAATTGTAATGGAAGGGAAAATTACAGAAGATGACCTGGTGATTACTTCCGGTGCGATGAATGGTGTTTATCACTGCCTGATGGCAGTTACGAAACCCGGAGATTGTGTGGCAGTAGAAAGCCCTGTATATTTCGGCATTCTGCAGGCCATTCATTTATTGGGACTGAAAGCAGTAGAAATTCCTACCCATCCTCTTTCCGGTGTGGATCTGGATGCTTTGAAAAAAGTGCTTCCAAAGCTTTCTGCATGCTGTTTTGTAGTGAATTACAATAATCCGTTAGGGTTTCAGATGCCAGATGAGAATAAAAAGCAACTGGTAAAAATGCTTACCGAGCATAATGTACCCCTTATTGAAGATGATGTTTATGGAAATATCTATTTCGGAGCAGGAAGACCAAAGCCCTGCAAATTTTATGATGAAGCAGGAATGGTGATGTGGGTGGGATCAGTTTCCAAAACACTGGCTCCCGGCTTTAGGACAGGATGGGTGGCTCCCGGAAAATTTAAAGAAAAAATTATCCGCCAGAAATTGGTCCAAACGGTTTCAAGCCCATCATTATTTTCAGATGTGATCTCTGATTTCCTTGCGCATGGAAGGTATGATCATCACCTGAGAATGTTCAGGAAAAAGCTCTATGCCAATTATCTTCAGATTCAGAAATCAGTGGCTGAATATTTTCCGGATAATACTAAAGTTTCTGAACCGAAAGGCGGATTTATGCTGTGGCTGGAACTTGATAAAAGAATATGCACTGAAGATTTATACGATGAAGCGGTAAGCCAAAAGGTAAATTTTGCTCCGGGAAGAATGTTTTCGCAATATAATCAGTACCAAAACTGTATGAGGCTAAACTACGCCCTGGAATGGACAGACCGTGTAGAAAGTGACCTTGAAAAGTTGGGGAAAATGATAAAAAACAGAATTTAA
- a CDS encoding YoaK family protein, whose product MLRNYSNSRTLGDNIRLGTLTAFTAGTINIASLLIFLSFTSNVTGHYAILAAEISKGNWSQVAVMASWIFLFFFGSFLSNFIVINFNKKSKYFAHAMPLVLEILCLFGVGVYGQLYYQKTLEETEVLVAIMLFATGLQNGLTASISNFSVKTTHLTGTTTDLGILVSMFTQKKYRKNGELIGRAKLLMSIMVAYVLGAVFSGLTYYYLEFRVFYVISVCLMIVIGYDAYKIHVRHFNTKYRYNRIYKKPNLLAYLYEKIHGVPKSKKNRKLVFED is encoded by the coding sequence ATGTTAAGAAATTATAGTAACAGCAGAACATTGGGAGACAATATCAGGTTGGGGACGCTGACTGCCTTTACCGCAGGTACTATAAATATTGCATCCCTCCTTATATTTCTCTCTTTTACATCAAATGTAACAGGTCACTACGCCATTCTGGCAGCTGAAATCAGTAAAGGGAACTGGTCTCAGGTAGCTGTAATGGCAAGCTGGATCTTCTTGTTCTTCTTCGGAAGCTTCCTGTCCAACTTCATCGTGATCAATTTCAATAAGAAAAGCAAGTACTTTGCCCACGCAATGCCTCTTGTACTGGAAATACTATGTTTGTTCGGGGTAGGTGTATATGGGCAATTATATTATCAGAAAACGCTGGAGGAAACGGAAGTTCTGGTAGCAATAATGCTTTTTGCGACTGGGCTGCAGAATGGTTTAACGGCAAGTATTTCCAACTTCTCCGTGAAAACAACCCACCTTACAGGAACAACCACCGATTTGGGAATTCTGGTTTCCATGTTTACCCAAAAGAAATACAGGAAAAACGGTGAACTAATAGGAAGGGCAAAATTGCTCATGAGTATTATGGTGGCTTATGTATTAGGAGCAGTATTCTCAGGGTTAACTTATTATTATCTGGAATTCAGAGTATTCTACGTCATCAGCGTGTGTCTTATGATCGTAATCGGATATGATGCCTATAAAATTCATGTAAGGCATTTCAATACAAAATACAGATACAACAGGATTTATAAAAAACCGAATCTTCTTGCTTATCTGTATGAAAAGATCCATGGGGTCCCTAAAAGTAAAAAGAATAGAAAACTGGTCTTTGAAGACTAG
- a CDS encoding rhomboid family intramembrane serine protease has protein sequence MFNNIPPITRNIIIINVIVFIVTSLMGNQVIGYLAGFYPFSPFFHSWQVITHMFMHGSIMHILFNMMTLFSFGPILEQTLGEKKYLILYFLSGLGAFFLFNLWNFVEAQQLSSELQQLGFNVNAYLSGASVQFAGNADAILKQKELLESLKAIVATPMVGASGAIFGVVAAFATLYPDSKIGIMFIPVPIKVKYLLPIVIVISVYLGISGNGGGIAHLAHVGGALVGWLLARNWKKHLYRFN, from the coding sequence ATGTTTAACAATATACCGCCAATTACAAGAAATATTATCATTATCAATGTGATCGTATTCATTGTTACTTCTTTAATGGGAAATCAGGTAATTGGCTATCTTGCCGGGTTTTATCCCTTTTCTCCTTTCTTCCATTCATGGCAGGTGATTACCCACATGTTTATGCATGGAAGCATTATGCATATTTTATTCAATATGATGACGCTTTTTAGCTTTGGTCCTATATTGGAACAAACTCTGGGAGAAAAAAAATATCTGATCCTGTATTTCTTAAGCGGTCTGGGCGCTTTCTTCCTGTTTAATTTATGGAATTTTGTTGAAGCTCAGCAGCTTTCCAGCGAATTACAACAGCTTGGGTTTAATGTAAACGCCTACTTGTCCGGAGCAAGTGTTCAGTTTGCAGGAAATGCTGATGCTATTCTGAAACAGAAAGAATTATTGGAGAGTTTAAAAGCAATTGTAGCCACACCAATGGTAGGTGCTTCTGGTGCTATTTTTGGAGTAGTAGCTGCATTTGCAACATTATATCCTGACTCAAAAATCGGAATTATGTTTATTCCGGTTCCGATAAAAGTGAAATACCTTTTGCCAATCGTTATCGTGATTTCTGTTTATCTTGGAATTTCCGGAAACGGAGGAGGTATTGCCCACCTTGCCCATGTTGGCGGAGCTTTGGTTGGCTGGCTTTTGGCAAGAAACTGGAAAAAACATTTATATAGATTCAATTAA
- a CDS encoding GNAT family N-acetyltransferase: MNDNKNEVQIVAYKPQYKEAFKALNEEWIKAFFIMEASDYKLLDNPEEYILNKGGHIIFALLNGEVAGTCALVKTDDNPLTFELSKMAVSPKAQGKKLGYLLGNTLIEKAKELNAEKLYLVTNSILVPAIKLYEKLGFMHTSVSNAEYDRADVQMEMILNK, translated from the coding sequence ATGAATGATAACAAAAATGAAGTACAAATTGTAGCCTATAAACCTCAATATAAAGAAGCCTTTAAGGCATTAAATGAAGAGTGGATCAAAGCGTTTTTCATAATGGAAGCAAGCGACTATAAACTGCTGGATAATCCTGAAGAATATATTTTGAATAAAGGAGGGCACATTATCTTTGCTTTGCTGAATGGTGAGGTAGCAGGAACTTGTGCATTGGTAAAAACAGATGATAACCCTCTTACTTTTGAACTTTCAAAGATGGCAGTAAGTCCTAAAGCCCAGGGAAAGAAATTAGGATACCTGCTGGGAAATACTTTAATTGAAAAAGCGAAAGAATTAAACGCTGAAAAACTCTACCTCGTAACAAATTCTATCCTGGTTCCGGCTATTAAGCTTTACGAAAAGCTTGGCTTTATGCATACTTCCGTTAGCAATGCCGAGTATGACCGTGCAGATGTTCAGATGGAGATGATCCTCAATAAATGA
- a CDS encoding sensor histidine kinase: MFNRVITNQTKTMVLLMLVFTAIILLFSGLVYFSIVNFSHQRFYELLKIRTATIVQIEKSKDHLDLPENYILSSLNDEELPMEKDYVFAVPTDSNFRKISQEVHIPDYFFKNILKKGEDNYNDKEFYYIGQSFKYDDKDYIAIASAKNHYVIYYLGFLKRTLLTCIVLSLFFSMIFSFYLSKTLFKPILKITGKVKEISSENLHLRLEPQPDNKELNELVDTFNDMLNRIETSFETQNHLIGNVSHELRTPLTSIMGEADVALSISRTPEEYKETLEIILDEAEKLDKKIKALLMIAQTGFDGKIQKMDKVRMDQLLWDVIETLRKIDSRNNIYLDISMLPDNPKKLKVQGNEQLLHLAVANIISNGCKYSNFQQVRVSLGATDTDVYIIVKDNGIGIPQQEMNKIYDPFFRASNTNNYEGYGIGLPLARNIVRMHHGELIVTSNENQGTTVQMRFPNFYSTQKETL, translated from the coding sequence ATGTTTAACAGAGTGATTACAAATCAGACCAAAACGATGGTACTCTTAATGTTGGTTTTTACCGCCATTATATTGTTGTTCAGTGGTTTGGTTTATTTTTCAATTGTTAACTTTTCTCACCAGAGGTTCTATGAACTTCTAAAGATCCGTACGGCTACCATTGTTCAGATAGAAAAAAGTAAGGACCATCTGGATCTTCCGGAAAATTATATTCTCAGCAGCCTGAATGATGAAGAGCTTCCTATGGAAAAAGACTATGTTTTTGCCGTTCCAACAGACTCTAATTTCAGAAAGATCTCTCAGGAAGTTCATATTCCGGATTATTTCTTTAAAAATATCCTTAAAAAAGGAGAGGACAATTATAATGATAAAGAATTCTACTATATCGGGCAGAGCTTTAAGTATGATGATAAAGACTATATCGCCATTGCTTCAGCCAAAAATCATTATGTGATCTACTATCTTGGTTTCCTGAAAAGAACACTGCTTACCTGTATTGTGCTTTCTTTGTTCTTCAGTATGATCTTCTCGTTTTATTTATCGAAAACACTCTTTAAGCCAATTCTTAAAATTACCGGGAAAGTAAAAGAGATCAGTTCTGAAAATCTTCATCTTAGATTGGAGCCTCAACCGGATAATAAAGAGCTTAATGAATTGGTAGATACCTTCAACGATATGCTCAACCGTATTGAAACCTCTTTTGAGACCCAGAATCATCTGATAGGAAATGTTTCCCATGAGTTGAGGACTCCTTTAACTTCCATTATGGGAGAGGCAGATGTTGCCCTTTCCATCAGCAGAACACCGGAAGAGTATAAAGAAACGCTGGAAATTATCCTGGATGAGGCTGAAAAACTGGATAAAAAGATCAAGGCACTTCTCATGATTGCCCAAACCGGATTTGATGGTAAGATCCAGAAAATGGATAAAGTAAGAATGGACCAGCTACTCTGGGATGTTATTGAAACCCTGAGGAAAATTGATTCCAGAAATAATATCTATCTGGATATCAGTATGCTTCCGGATAACCCTAAAAAATTAAAAGTTCAGGGTAACGAGCAGCTTCTGCATCTGGCTGTTGCCAATATCATCAGTAATGGCTGCAAATATTCCAACTTCCAGCAGGTAAGAGTATCATTGGGGGCTACGGATACCGATGTTTATATCATTGTAAAGGACAACGGGATCGGAATTCCGCAGCAGGAAATGAACAAGATCTATGATCCTTTTTTCAGAGCTTCCAATACCAATAACTATGAAGGGTACGGAATAGGGCTTCCATTGGCAAGGAATATCGTAAGAATGCATCATGGAGAACTGATTGTTACATCCAATGAAAACCAGGGAACTACAGTGCAGATGCGTTTTCCTAACTTTTACAGCACACAGAAAGAAACATTATAA
- the mutL gene encoding DNA mismatch repair endonuclease MutL, with translation MSDIIQLLPDHVANQIAAGEVVQRPASIVKELLENAIDADATKIELIIRDAGKNLIQVVDDGKGMSETDARLAFERHATSKIRGTEDIFKIATKGFRGEALASIAAVSQVELRTKQKEASIGTNIYIEGGVFQFQDPVQTAEGSNFLVKNLFYNVPARRKFLKNNNIEFRHVIDEFQRVALAHEGLEFSLFHDDEAVFRLRKGSQMQRIVDVFGRKLQPLLIPIKEDIIWCKLHGFVAKPEGAKKARGEQFLFVNGRYFRSPYFNKAVQEAFEGLLQPGYVPSFFLYLELDPEKIDVNIHPQKTEVKFEDEHLIFALLRSTIKRSLGIYNVSPSLDFDRDPELDEMMNKPIPSKSNGGGGGVLKMPEIIVDRDYNPFLEEKNVVHPEEIQNLTEMYHQNITAEPSKINLFEDEDFDEDLMRLPNGYWLFNKGDVTLMLDLGRMHRLLVAENNKTTRKSNTSTNSHALLFSLEYHMNEIEKSKYEAIKKYLPELGFDMKIAHESVLRIDSLPEGLKETQAMKFLENLFEILDYKTEDEFMQYYHNQWSKMQSKSRFDFIYKKDAEQVIKDFTALGFPEFLPDGKRCFYEVPFNDFKNKF, from the coding sequence ATGTCAGATATTATTCAGCTTTTACCGGATCATGTAGCCAACCAAATTGCGGCAGGAGAGGTGGTGCAGAGACCTGCATCCATCGTGAAGGAACTTTTGGAAAACGCTATAGATGCAGATGCAACGAAGATTGAACTGATCATCAGGGATGCCGGCAAAAACCTTATCCAGGTCGTAGATGACGGAAAAGGAATGTCCGAGACAGATGCCAGGCTTGCCTTTGAAAGACATGCTACTTCCAAGATCAGAGGAACAGAAGATATCTTTAAGATCGCAACAAAAGGTTTCCGTGGGGAAGCGTTGGCTTCTATTGCAGCCGTTTCACAAGTTGAGCTGAGAACCAAGCAAAAGGAGGCTTCCATTGGAACCAACATATATATTGAAGGAGGAGTTTTCCAGTTTCAGGATCCGGTTCAGACTGCTGAAGGATCAAACTTCCTGGTAAAGAATCTTTTTTATAACGTTCCTGCCAGAAGAAAGTTCCTGAAGAACAACAATATTGAATTCAGACACGTCATTGATGAATTTCAGCGTGTTGCATTAGCTCATGAAGGTTTGGAATTTTCTCTTTTTCATGATGACGAAGCCGTTTTCAGGTTAAGAAAAGGAAGTCAGATGCAGCGTATTGTAGATGTTTTCGGAAGAAAATTACAACCGCTTTTAATTCCCATTAAAGAAGATATTATCTGGTGTAAACTTCACGGATTTGTAGCCAAACCTGAAGGTGCCAAAAAAGCAAGAGGCGAACAGTTCCTTTTTGTTAACGGAAGATATTTCAGGAGTCCATATTTCAATAAAGCGGTGCAGGAAGCCTTTGAAGGACTGCTTCAGCCTGGATATGTTCCGTCATTTTTTCTTTATCTGGAGCTTGATCCGGAGAAAATTGATGTCAATATTCATCCGCAGAAAACAGAAGTGAAGTTTGAAGATGAACACCTTATTTTCGCTTTACTTCGCTCCACTATCAAAAGATCACTGGGAATCTATAATGTGTCTCCAAGCCTTGATTTCGACAGAGATCCGGAATTGGATGAAATGATGAACAAACCCATCCCAAGCAAAAGCAACGGAGGTGGAGGCGGTGTTCTAAAAATGCCTGAGATTATTGTAGACAGGGATTATAACCCTTTTTTAGAAGAAAAAAATGTGGTGCATCCTGAAGAAATCCAGAATCTTACAGAAATGTACCATCAGAATATTACAGCAGAACCTTCAAAGATTAATCTGTTTGAAGATGAAGATTTTGATGAAGATCTGATGAGGTTACCCAACGGATATTGGCTGTTCAATAAAGGGGATGTCACTTTGATGTTAGACCTTGGAAGAATGCACAGATTACTGGTTGCAGAAAATAATAAAACCACCAGAAAATCAAATACAAGTACAAACAGCCACGCCTTGCTTTTTTCTCTTGAGTACCATATGAACGAAATTGAGAAAAGTAAATATGAAGCCATCAAAAAATACCTTCCTGAACTTGGGTTTGACATGAAAATTGCTCATGAAAGTGTGTTAAGGATAGATTCACTTCCAGAAGGACTGAAAGAAACACAGGCGATGAAATTCCTGGAAAACCTTTTTGAGATCCTGGATTATAAAACGGAAGACGAATTTATGCAGTACTATCATAACCAATGGAGTAAAATGCAGTCGAAGTCAAGATTTGACTTTATTTATAAAAAAGATGCGGAACAGGTAATTAAAGACTTTACAGCACTAGGGTTTCCTGAGTTTTTACCGGATGGGAAAAGATGCTTTTATGAAGTTCCGTTTAATGATTTTAAAAACAAATTTTAA
- a CDS encoding endonuclease/exonuclease/phosphatase family protein, with product MKIFRLIILILHVGILFLLLGSLLNAYVPPKIFPWFDLLSLGFPVLIILYIILTVFWVFSWKKRAFVFMLIGLAFINPVKRWVNFSTEKKESSGDIKIVSFNIKAGLMGKEEIQNYLKAQDADVILLQEDGGLEYPTLKNYHRTQSNGFLTILTKHKLSNEKLIFSEDGGLPSGLQADIEINGRSYRFIDVYLYPFQFEKKMVKLNGNTEENEQKVKGVVKKLIPTFKIHQDQVKKIRTGIENSPYPVIIAGDFNSVPNSYEYYHLAEDLEDAFMTAGRGSATSFHDYKFPIRIDYVFSSKSLRATSYVVDRSVSISDHYPIIAEISLNGK from the coding sequence GTGAAGATTTTCAGACTTATTATATTGATCCTGCATGTAGGAATTCTTTTCCTCTTGCTGGGTTCACTGTTGAATGCCTATGTCCCGCCTAAGATATTTCCTTGGTTTGATCTGCTTTCTTTAGGGTTCCCGGTTCTCATTATCCTGTATATTATCTTAACCGTGTTTTGGGTATTCAGCTGGAAGAAAAGAGCATTCGTATTCATGCTTATTGGGTTGGCATTTATTAATCCCGTAAAAAGATGGGTTAATTTTTCCACTGAGAAAAAAGAGAGTTCCGGTGATATAAAGATTGTATCTTTCAATATAAAAGCAGGGCTTATGGGGAAAGAAGAGATTCAGAATTACCTCAAGGCCCAGGATGCTGATGTTATTCTTTTGCAGGAAGACGGAGGTCTGGAATATCCAACACTAAAAAATTATCATAGAACTCAATCAAACGGATTTTTAACCATTTTGACGAAGCATAAACTATCCAATGAAAAGCTGATTTTTTCTGAAGATGGGGGATTACCAAGTGGTCTTCAGGCAGATATAGAAATAAATGGCAGGTCCTATAGATTTATTGATGTTTATCTTTATCCGTTTCAGTTTGAAAAAAAGATGGTTAAACTAAATGGGAATACTGAAGAAAATGAACAAAAAGTAAAAGGTGTTGTAAAAAAATTAATCCCTACTTTCAAAATACATCAGGATCAGGTAAAGAAAATTCGTACGGGTATCGAAAATTCACCATACCCTGTTATTATAGCTGGAGATTTTAATTCCGTTCCGAATTCTTATGAATATTATCATTTAGCCGAAGATCTTGAAGATGCATTTATGACGGCCGGAAGAGGAAGCGCAACCAGTTTTCATGACTATAAATTTCCAATCAGAATAGATTATGTTTTTTCCTCAAAATCATTAAGGGCAACTTCGTATGTTGTTGACCGTTCTGTCAGTATTTCAGATCATTATCCCATTATTGCTGAAATTTCTTTGAACGGTAAATAA
- a CDS encoding DUF3127 domain-containing protein, translating into MELQGTVKKLFETQTFASGFQKRELVILTQEQYPQPINIEFLSDKISLLDNLKEGENVKIGINIRGREWISPQGETKYFNSITGWRVEKVFDNGSEPTQAMPQQSASPVSNENPFAGDDDDDLPF; encoded by the coding sequence ATGGAATTACAAGGAACGGTAAAGAAACTTTTTGAAACTCAAACTTTTGCAAGTGGATTTCAAAAAAGAGAATTGGTTATTTTAACCCAGGAACAGTATCCACAGCCGATAAACATAGAATTTTTATCTGATAAAATTAGTTTGTTAGATAACCTTAAAGAAGGTGAAAATGTAAAGATAGGAATCAATATCAGAGGTAGAGAATGGATTTCTCCACAAGGTGAAACGAAATACTTCAACTCTATTACAGGATGGAGAGTAGAAAAAGTTTTTGATAACGGATCAGAACCTACTCAGGCTATGCCTCAGCAATCAGCATCTCCTGTTTCTAATGAGAATCCGTTTGCCGGAGATGATGATGATGATTTACCTTTCTAA
- a CDS encoding helix-turn-helix domain-containing protein produces the protein MFANVFSNHASYALSLQKILDSMSLFGANIKKIRQVKGLSQKTFADLLDLNRGVISSYEEGRAEPKIETILKVANHFSLDLDKLLTETLHESQLASVSETNQLMLFPEMDTHQEKEPQNLRGNNPENSAIIQKILASVDLVFEFTTEKQLLSPYHYGDILFLNKADLKRDPSYHLLAYTNGNLEYANTESPDLYKIVGHVSTAEKNIFTSIFERLEKLENK, from the coding sequence ATGTTTGCAAATGTTTTTAGCAACCATGCTTCATACGCCCTATCTTTGCAAAAAATATTGGACAGTATGAGCTTATTTGGGGCTAACATCAAGAAAATAAGACAGGTAAAAGGATTGAGCCAAAAGACATTTGCAGATTTACTTGATTTAAACAGAGGAGTAATAAGTTCTTATGAAGAAGGGCGGGCAGAACCAAAGATTGAGACCATTCTCAAAGTGGCCAATCATTTTAGTCTGGATCTGGATAAACTCCTGACGGAAACTCTTCACGAAAGCCAGTTAGCCAGTGTTTCAGAAACTAATCAACTGATGCTTTTTCCAGAAATGGATACTCATCAAGAAAAAGAACCACAAAATTTACGGGGCAATAATCCGGAGAACAGCGCTATTATTCAAAAGATATTAGCATCTGTAGATCTGGTATTTGAATTTACAACGGAAAAGCAATTGCTTTCTCCTTATCATTATGGAGATATCCTGTTCTTGAATAAAGCTGATCTTAAAAGAGATCCAAGTTATCATTTATTGGCATACACTAATGGAAATTTAGAATATGCCAATACTGAAAGCCCGGATCTTTATAAAATTGTAGGACATGTTTCCACTGCCGAAAAAAATATTTTCACAAGCATTTTCGAAAGACTGGAGAAACTGGAAAATAAGTAA
- the aat gene encoding leucyl/phenylalanyl-tRNA--protein transferase: MVRLDENEISFPDPEVYDGHDGLIAYGGDLSIERIWFAYQLGIFPWYNPGEEILWWCPDPRFVLVPAEIKVSKSMRKLLNRNVFTFSENKNFREVIRNCQQAVRKGQSGTWLSDELMHSFIKLHEYGLARSIEVWQDEELVGGFYGLQIGNVFCGESMFAKVSNASKAGFIHFVESNKDQIELIDCQSHTEHLESLGAKMIPKKEFLKILHENNERR, translated from the coding sequence ATGGTCCGACTAGACGAAAACGAGATTTCATTCCCTGATCCTGAGGTATATGATGGACATGACGGGCTTATTGCCTACGGTGGAGACCTGTCTATAGAACGCATTTGGTTCGCTTATCAATTGGGGATTTTCCCCTGGTATAATCCGGGAGAGGAAATTCTGTGGTGGTGCCCTGATCCGAGATTTGTTTTAGTACCCGCTGAAATAAAGGTTTCAAAATCAATGAGAAAGCTATTAAACAGAAATGTTTTTACTTTTTCCGAGAACAAAAATTTCAGAGAGGTCATTAGAAACTGTCAGCAGGCTGTACGTAAAGGACAATCCGGAACATGGCTTTCTGATGAACTGATGCATTCTTTCATCAAACTTCATGAATATGGCCTGGCCAGAAGTATTGAGGTGTGGCAGGATGAAGAATTGGTAGGTGGCTTTTACGGCTTACAGATCGGAAATGTATTCTGTGGCGAAAGCATGTTCGCAAAAGTCAGCAATGCTTCAAAAGCCGGCTTTATTCACTTTGTGGAAAGCAATAAAGATCAGATTGAATTAATTGACTGTCAGTCTCATACTGAACACCTGGAGAGTCTTGGCGCCAAGATGATTCCGAAGAAAGAATTTTTAAAAATCCTACACGAGAACAATGAACGCAGATAA
- a CDS encoding response regulator transcription factor, with amino-acid sequence MKKIILIEDETSVVSFIKKGLQENGYEISVAFDGRTGVQLVQGNDFDLVILDIMLPEMNGLDVCKEIRKTNNSVPILFLTALGTSENIVLGLESGGDDYLVKPFKFIELVARVKSLLRRSHNNIPQEIIEPEPDNKHVFQFSDLTVNDYTKKVTRAGEEITLTSTEYKLLLYFLNNPEKVISRAEILDAVWGVNYELGTNVVDVYVNYLRKKLDDRDDNKLIHTVIGMGYVLKKA; translated from the coding sequence ATGAAAAAAATAATCCTCATCGAAGACGAAACAAGTGTAGTATCTTTTATTAAAAAAGGACTTCAGGAAAACGGCTATGAAATTTCCGTTGCTTTTGACGGGCGCACTGGTGTACAGCTGGTACAGGGCAATGATTTCGATTTGGTGATTTTGGATATTATGCTTCCGGAAATGAACGGATTGGATGTCTGTAAGGAGATCAGAAAAACCAATAACAGTGTTCCGATTCTATTCTTAACAGCTCTGGGAACTTCTGAAAATATTGTTTTGGGATTGGAAAGCGGTGGTGATGATTATTTAGTGAAACCTTTCAAATTTATTGAATTGGTAGCGCGTGTAAAATCTCTACTGAGAAGAAGTCATAATAACATCCCACAGGAAATTATTGAACCAGAACCCGATAATAAACATGTATTTCAATTTTCCGATTTAACAGTAAATGATTATACTAAAAAAGTAACCCGTGCAGGAGAAGAAATTACTCTTACTTCTACAGAGTATAAATTATTGCTTTACTTTCTTAATAATCCTGAAAAAGTGATTTCCAGAGCTGAGATTCTTGATGCTGTGTGGGGAGTAAACTATGAATTGGGAACCAATGTAGTAGATGTTTATGTGAATTATCTAAGAAAGAAACTGGATGACAGGGATGATAATAAATTGATTCATACCGTAATAGGAATGGGTTACGTTCTTAAAAAAGCATAA